Proteins from one Juglans microcarpa x Juglans regia isolate MS1-56 chromosome 6S, Jm3101_v1.0, whole genome shotgun sequence genomic window:
- the LOC121237958 gene encoding gibberellin 2-beta-dioxygenase 1-like: MLVLSKPTIEQYSDIRNCIPSTLCSGIPLIDLSKPDSGHLIVKACEEFGFFKVINHGVPMEFITNLEAKAVRFFSLPLSEKEKAGPAAPLGYGNKSIGLNGDIGWVEYLLLTTNPDASSQSFLSVFGENQEKFRSALNDYVSAVRKMGCEILEQMADGLKLQPRNVFSKLLMDKQSDSVFRLNHYPPCPELQALNDTNMIGFGEHTDPQIISLLRSNNTSGLQISLRDGSWISVPPDQNSFFINVGDSLQVMTNGRFQSVRHRVLANSMKSRVSMIYFGGPPLSEKIAPLPSLMKGERSLYKEFTWFEYKKTAFNLRLADNRLVNFERIIAS; the protein is encoded by the exons ATGTTAGTCctgtccaaaccaacaattgAGCAGTACTCTGATATCAGAAACTGCATACCCTCCACATTATGCTCCGGAATTCCTCTGATAGACCTCTCAAAACCCGACTCCGGGCATCTCATAGTCAAGGCCTGCGAAGAGTTTGGGTTCTTTAAGGTCATCAATCATGGGGTCCCAATGGAGTTCATCACCAACTTGGAAGCTAAAGCTGTCAGATTCTTCTCCTTACCTCTCTCAGAGAAAGAAAAAGCAGGGCCTGCTGCTCCACTGGGGTATGGCAACAAGAGTATTGGACTCAACGGTGATATTGGCTGGGTGGAATACCTTCTTCTCACAACCAATCCAGATGCAAGTTCTCAGtcatttctctctgtttttggAGAAAACCAAGAGAAGTTTCG CTCGGCTTTGAATGACTACGTATCAGCTGTGAGGAAAATGGGCTGTGAAATTCTAGAACAGATGGCTGATGGATTGAAGCTCCAACCAAGAAATGTGTTCAGTAAGCTTTTGATGGACAAACAGAGTGACTCTGTTTTCAGGCTAAATCATTACCCTCCATGCCCAGAGCTTCAGGCCTTGAATGACACCAATATGATTGGTTTTGGAGAGCACACCGACCCACAAATCATTTCTTTGCTGAGATCTAATAACACATCTGGCCTccaaatatctttaagagaTGGGAGTTGGATTTCAGTCCCACCTGATCAGAACTCATTTTTCATCAATGTTGGGGATTCTTTACAG GTTATGACTAATGGGAGGTTCCAAAGTGTAAGACACAGGGTTTTGGCTAACAGCATGAAATCTAGAGTTTCAATGATATATTTTGGTGGACCACCTTTGAGTGAGAAAATAGCTCCATTACCCTCACTCATGAAAGGAGAAAGAAGCTTATACAAAGAGTTTACATGGTTTGAATACAAAAAAACTGCTTTCAATTTAAGATTGGCAGATAACAGGCTTGTGAACTTTGAGAGAATCATAGCCTCATAA